Below is a genomic region from Spirosoma radiotolerans.
AATCACCAATTGGTTTGCCGGTATAAGCCAGCGAAAGTTCGAACCCTTTGTTGGTCTTGGTAGCGCCGTTCACGTACCGTAACTGCCCTTCACCGACCGCCGATGCAACGGGCGGTTTGATCAGAATATCGCTGGTCCGGCGGGTGAAGTAGTCAAACGAACCGGCCAGGCTACCGTTTAGGAAGGCAAAGTCCAGTCCAAGGTTTAGTTCGTCGGTTGTTTCCCATTTGAGGGCCGTGTTTGCCCCCTGCGTTTGCACAAATCCTGAGGGCAGAGTACCCGAGTTTGCCCCATTCAGGTCGTAGGCTGTCCCCACGTTGGCAAACTGATCGAAGAAACTCTGGTGTCCGTTGGGCACTTGTGACGCCAGCAAGCCGTAGCGCGGCTCGAATAAGCCAAAGCGGGCCAAATCACCGATATCCTGATTACCAATCCGGCCAACACCCGCCCGCAGTTTGAGGTTGCTGATGGCTTTTACACCCTGCATGAAGTTCTCTTTATCGATACGCCAGCCGACCGAAGCCGCCGGGAAGAAGCCATATCGATTGTTTTCGCCAAAGCGAGAGGAACCATCCCGGCGTAAGGTCAGTGCCGCTAAATAACGATCACCAAAACCATAGTCGATGCGGGCAAATTGAGACAGCAGGCGGCTTCCGGTCGCGCTTCCATTGCTGCTGGCATTCCCCGAAGCGGCACTTAAGACAAAATAATCCTCAGTCTGGACGGCAAAGTTTTCCCGATACGAGATTACATCATTCTGGTTGTCTTTAATGGCTTCGACACCGGCCAGTACATTGAAGCGATGGGCACCCAGATCAAAATTATACCGCAACGTATTTGTCCAGGTAAGACTCATGAACTGGCTCGTATTGAGTGTTAGGCTATTCAACGATCGGGCAATAAATCCGTTCTGGAACGACTGTTCGATGTTCTTATTGAAATAGTTGGTACTGTTCATGCCCAGGGATGACCGAAAAATCAGCCCTCTGACGGGTTCGATCTCCGTGAAGATATTCCCAAAGACAATTGTCCGATTGATTTTATCCCAGCGGTTGATATACTGCATATACAGTGGATTATTCCGATCCGAATAACCTGCACCGATGGGCCCGGCATAGTCGCCCGTTTTGGTATAGAGGGGAATGGTAGGCGCCAGGGTAACGGCCAGGCCGGGGGTTGGCGCACCGCCAAGATCAGTGGCAACGGGGGTTTCTCTGGACGAGGTCAGTTGCAGATTTACACCTATTTTAAATCGGCCGTCGAATTTGCTGGTCAGGCCATTGATACGGCCCGTAACCCGGTTATAGCCTGTATAGCGCAGCATACCTGTATTGTTCAGATAGCCCACGTTCACCAGCAGGGAAGATGATTTCGTCCCTCCCGAAATGGTCAGGTCGTTATTGGTAACAATACCCGTTTTGTACATAACGCTCTGCCAGTCGGTATCGCCAGACGGGACATTCGGGTCACCCCCAACAAAGGGTTGTACCGTAACACTGTTGAGTTTTGGATTTTTATAATCCTTGTTCCAGTCAAAATTATAAATCTGACCAAAACCATCGGCCGGGTCGACGCCATCGTTGACCGACGCCTGCCATAGAGCCCGACCCCGATCAACGGAATTCAGCATCTTGAACCGTTGCGACTTTTCAGACTGTGTCGAAATGCTGGTATTGAATTGAACATTCAGCTTCCCGTCCGTATTGAATCCATTTTTGGTGGTCACGATAATGACCCCGTTGGATGCCCGCGACCCGTAAATAGAAGCCGAAGAGGCATCTTTCAACACCTGAATCGACTGAATAGCGGATGGATTGAGGCTTTGAAATACCTGTGAAACCTTCGTTGGAACACCGTCAATTATATAGAGTGGATCGGTATTCCCAAGCGTGTTGGCCCCCCGAATCAGAATACGGCTGGCTTCGCCCGATGGTGTTCCCGACTTCTCGATGTATAGGCCCGGCACGCGACCCTGCAAGGCTTGCATGGGGTTGCCCGAACT
It encodes:
- a CDS encoding SusC/RagA family TonB-linked outer membrane protein is translated as MKNYLFTFAILLLTLQLALAQRTLTGSVLDAKNKGALPGASIVIRGTTTGTVADATGKFSLSVPQNATSITVSFIGYAAQEVPIVNTNNVTVLLAEGGQLAEVVVLGYTTSRKQDLTGAVAIVDVATTKNTSSGNPMQALQGRVPGLYIEKSGTPSGEASRILIRGANTLGNTDPLYIIDGVPTKVSQVFQSLNPSAIQSIQVLKDASSASIYGSRASNGVIIVTTKNGFNTDGKLNVQFNTSISTQSEKSQRFKMLNSVDRGRALWQASVNDGVDPADGFGQIYNFDWNKDYKNPKLNSVTVQPFVGGDPNVPSGDTDWQSVMYKTGIVTNNDLTISGGTKSSSLLVNVGYLNNTGMLRYTGYNRVTGRINGLTSKFDGRFKIGVNLQLTSSRETPVATDLGGAPTPGLAVTLAPTIPLYTKTGDYAGPIGAGYSDRNNPLYMQYINRWDKINRTIVFGNIFTEIEPVRGLIFRSSLGMNSTNYFNKNIEQSFQNGFIARSLNSLTLNTSQFMSLTWTNTLRYNFDLGAHRFNVLAGVEAIKDNQNDVISYRENFAVQTEDYFVLSAASGNASSNGSATGSRLLSQFARIDYGFGDRYLAALTLRRDGSSRFGENNRYGFFPAASVGWRIDKENFMQGVKAISNLKLRAGVGRIGNQDIGDLARFGLFEPRYGLLASQVPNGHQSFFDQFANVGTAYDLNGANSGTLPSGFVQTQGANTALKWETTDELNLGLDFAFLNGSLAGSFDYFTRRTSDILIKPPVASAVGEGQLRYVNGATKTNKGFELSLAYTGKPIGDFTYSVSTNLARFRDKITVLPEEVRSAYAGNAVTTIIGHSQLDLFGYRTDGLFQSQEEVNNSAKQPGAAPGRIRYRDLNGDGKIDALDQEFFGTTLPGLEYGIRINLGYKNFDFSIFGSGITGRTGFDTYTYYNNFIRGRDNIGPGVFNAWTPQNTASRIPALTLADANNETRTSDYFNVNTSYFKIRNIQLGYTVQKDVIGKLGLSGLRLYGMIENVFWLKSKTFLGPDPERTDVNSIPVPRTFTFGLNVSF